The Triticum aestivum cultivar Chinese Spring unplaced genomic scaffold, IWGSC CS RefSeq v2.1 scaffold32972, whole genome shotgun sequence genome includes a window with the following:
- the LOC123175629 gene encoding ervatamin-C-like, translated as MAPIHSNSSRRLDGTVLALLLVLVAATAFVGAAAARGDALAARHERWTAKYGRAYTDAAEKLHRQEVFAANARHVDAVNRAGNRTYTLGLNQFSDLTNEEFVEKHLGYRHQPGGLRPEDTPVAAVNMSKAQFQSTPDSLDWRAQGAVTQVKNQAPCGSCWAFAAVAATEGLVQIATGNLISMSEQQVLDCTGDTSTCKGGSVIAALRYVAASGGLQPEAAYAYTGQQGACRSVMPNSAASVGAPRWVGLNGDEDALRELAASQLVAVGVEADPDFQHYKSGVFVGSSSCGQNLNHAVTVVGYGADGGGQEYWLVKNQWGTGWGEGGYMRLTRGNGGNCGMATVAYYPTVDSS; from the exons ATGGCGCCGATTCACAGTAACAGCTCTCGCCGCCTCGACGGCACGGTGCTTGCGCTTCTGCTCGTGCTCGTGGCCGCCACTGCCTTTGTCGGCGCTGCCGCGGCGCGAGGGGACGCGCTGGCCGCCCGGCACGAGCGGTGGACGGCCAAGTACGGGCGCGCGTACACGGACGCTGCCGAGAAATTGCACCGGCAGGAGGTGTTCGCGGCCAACGCGCGCCACGTAGACGCTGTCAACCGGGCGGGCAACCGGACGTACACCCTCGGGCTCAACCAGTTCTCCGACCTCACCAACGAAGAGTTCGTGGAGAAGCACCTCGGGTACCGTCACCAGCCGGGCGGGCTCCGTCCCGAGGACACGCCGGTGGCCGCGGTGAACATGTCCAAGGCTCAGTTCCAGTCCACGCCGGACAGCTTGGACTGGAGGGCCCAGGGCGCCGTCACCCAAGTCAAGAACCAAGCCCCATGTG GGAGTTGCTGGGCgttcgcggcggtggcggcgaccgaGGGGCTCGTACAGATCGCCACCGGCAACCTCATCTccatgtcagagcagcaggtgctCGACTGCACGGGCGACACTAGCACCTGCAAGGGTGGCTCCGTCATCGCCGCCCTACGTTACGTCGCCGCAAGCGGCGGCCTGCAGCCGGAGGCAGCCTACGCATATACCGGCCAGCAGGGCGCGTGCCGCAGCGTCATGCCAAATTCGGCCGCCTCCGTTGGCGCCCCCCGCTGGGTGGGCCTGAACGGCGATGAGGACGCGTTGCGGGAGCTGGCTGCCAGCCAACTGGTGgccgtgggcgtggaggcggaccCTGACTTTCAGCACTACAAGAGCGGCGTGTTCGTCGGTAGTTCGTCGTGCGGGCAAAACCTGAACCACGCCGTGACGGTGGTGGGGTAcggggcggacggcggcgggcAGGAGTACTGGTTGGTGAAGAACCAGTGGGGGACGGGGTGGGGTGAGGGGGGCTATATGCGCCTCACGCGCGGGAACGGCGGAAACTGCGGCATGGCCACCGTTGCCTACTATCCGACCGTGGACAGCTCTTAA